A DNA window from Gemmatimonadaceae bacterium contains the following coding sequences:
- a CDS encoding alpha/beta hydrolase, with protein sequence MTRLLALCLLLLAACRPADRAAETTATASGWRDAATHRERFVETNGVRLDVLDWGGTGPALILIHGYGDSPHVFDDIAPKFTDQFRVVAYARRGHGKSSSGESYSNATLVADLVGIMDSLGIAKASLAGWSMGGNEITAAAGLHPDRVEKLVYLDAGYDWSDTAFAASLGELPIALDPPAEAKASLDAFKAWWIPTWWPGGDVARVEAFLRDISGLASDGTLHPVPDSANAARAFAALLSERRDYRKVHAPALAIYAEIFLSQPGKHSAASAAIRGWETKHAVPFRAVSQARLRKDLRGAEIVTVPGSHADFIFVSRDTIATLMSRFLMRR encoded by the coding sequence ATGACCCGTCTACTTGCGCTCTGCCTGCTGCTGCTGGCCGCCTGCCGACCGGCGGACCGCGCCGCCGAGACCACGGCCACCGCGTCGGGCTGGCGTGATGCCGCGACGCATCGCGAACGCTTCGTCGAGACCAATGGCGTGCGCCTCGACGTCCTCGACTGGGGCGGCACCGGGCCGGCGCTCATCCTGATCCACGGGTATGGCGACTCTCCGCATGTCTTCGACGACATCGCGCCGAAGTTCACTGACCAGTTTCGCGTTGTGGCGTACGCGCGCCGCGGACACGGCAAGTCCTCCAGCGGCGAATCGTACAGCAACGCGACGCTCGTCGCGGACCTCGTCGGTATCATGGACAGCCTCGGCATCGCGAAGGCGAGCCTCGCCGGCTGGTCGATGGGCGGCAACGAAATCACGGCCGCCGCCGGACTCCACCCGGATCGAGTGGAGAAGCTCGTGTACCTCGATGCGGGATATGACTGGAGCGATACTGCGTTCGCGGCCAGCCTCGGCGAACTGCCGATCGCCCTGGACCCGCCGGCCGAAGCCAAGGCGAGCCTGGACGCGTTCAAGGCATGGTGGATACCGACATGGTGGCCCGGCGGCGATGTCGCTCGGGTGGAGGCGTTCTTGCGCGACATCAGCGGCCTCGCGTCCGACGGCACCCTGCATCCGGTGCCTGACAGTGCCAACGCGGCCCGCGCGTTCGCCGCGCTGCTCTCGGAACGTCGTGACTATCGGAAGGTGCACGCCCCCGCGCTTGCCATTTACGCCGAAATCTTCCTCTCCCAGCCAGGAAAGCACAGCGCTGCCAGCGCCGCGATCCGGGGCTGGGAGACCAAGCATGCGGTACCGTTCCGCGCGGTGTCGCAGGCTCGCCTCCGGAAGGACCTCAGAGGCGCGGAGATCGTGACGGTTCCTGGTTCACACGCCGACTTCATCTTCGTGTCACGCGACACGATCGCGACGCTCATGTCACGTTTCTTGATGCGCAGGTAG
- a CDS encoding histidine phosphatase family protein, producing the protein MRCPRSRPTEGPLPRTLLLVRHAKSSRDDPELPDRARPLNKRGTRDAAAMARRVALRPNRPQRIVTSPALRARRTAEAMAAAVELEPEALVVDERIYDASAEDLLDVIRALDPRVERVMLVGHHPGMTDIANLLANADIAKIPTCGIAELRLDARAWTDAGEGTATLISLDTPKDHAD; encoded by the coding sequence TTGAGATGTCCCCGCTCCCGCCCCACGGAGGGTCCCCTGCCCCGCACACTCCTCCTCGTCCGCCACGCAAAGTCCAGCCGTGACGACCCGGAACTCCCCGACCGCGCCCGCCCCCTCAACAAGCGCGGCACGCGCGACGCCGCCGCGATGGCGCGACGCGTCGCGCTGCGCCCCAACCGGCCGCAACGCATCGTCACCAGCCCCGCCCTGCGCGCGCGCCGCACCGCCGAGGCGATGGCCGCCGCGGTGGAACTCGAACCGGAAGCGCTCGTCGTCGACGAACGCATCTACGACGCCTCCGCCGAGGACCTCCTCGACGTCATCCGCGCCCTCGACCCGCGCGTCGAACGCGTGATGCTCGTCGGCCACCACCCGGGGATGACCGACATCGCCAACCTCCTCGCCAACGCCGACATCGCCAAGATCCCGACCTGCGGTATCGCCGAGCTGCGCCTCGACGCGCGTGCGTGGACGGACGCGGGCGAAGGCACCGCCACGCTCATCAGCCTCGACACGCCCAAGGATCACGCGGACTAG
- a CDS encoding OsmC family protein gives MEQSTEVNGVNVSRMLEMKRLCGEDPDRADHRPTMVGQWIGGSRSRVEFKDKALNVGGPGNFDAMQLVLAALAACDIDLVAVHAAFLGLTIESLSVEVSGHFNLRAYLGLETASGSGYDAIDYTIRASIPGAEPEQLAYLRERCERSSPVGDTLARAIPVNLHFLANS, from the coding sequence ATGGAACAGTCCACCGAAGTCAACGGCGTGAACGTGTCCAGGATGCTGGAGATGAAACGGCTCTGCGGGGAGGACCCGGACCGGGCGGACCACCGTCCCACCATGGTGGGTCAGTGGATTGGCGGGTCGCGCTCGCGGGTCGAGTTCAAGGACAAGGCGCTGAACGTCGGCGGCCCTGGCAATTTCGATGCGATGCAGCTGGTGCTCGCGGCGCTGGCGGCCTGCGATATCGACCTCGTCGCCGTGCACGCCGCCTTTCTGGGGCTCACCATCGAGAGTCTCTCGGTGGAAGTCAGTGGCCACTTCAATCTTCGGGCGTACCTGGGCCTCGAAACCGCCTCTGGTTCAGGCTACGACGCCATCGACTACACGATCCGCGCTTCTATTCCGGGCGCCGAGCCAGAGCAACTGGCCTACCTGCGGGAACGCTGCGAGCGCTCCTCGCCCGTAGGAGACACTCTCGCGCGTGCCATTCCGGTGAATCTCCATTTCCTGGCGAACTCCTGA